A part of Caldicellulosiruptor owensensis OL genomic DNA contains:
- a CDS encoding indolepyruvate oxidoreductase subunit beta produces the protein MKERLNILVVGVGGQGNILFSKILGDVLLRVGYDVKISEVHGMAQRGGSVVTYVKAAEKVFSPLVDIAQANFIIAFEKLEALRWIEYLKKDGLLIYPDYEIPPISVITGLYKYPDVEKILQEIGVKTCKVEIKNLLSSLGDSRVQNTLMLGYFSRFLSIDESLFKKSIENNVKKEFIEINLKAFELGRKIESV, from the coding sequence ATGAAAGAAAGATTAAATATTTTGGTTGTAGGTGTGGGTGGTCAGGGTAATATATTGTTTAGTAAAATATTGGGTGATGTTTTGCTGAGAGTGGGTTATGATGTAAAAATTTCTGAAGTTCATGGTATGGCACAAAGAGGAGGAAGCGTTGTTACGTATGTAAAAGCTGCTGAAAAGGTATTCTCACCCCTTGTTGATATAGCCCAAGCAAACTTTATTATAGCTTTTGAAAAATTAGAAGCTCTAAGATGGATTGAATATCTCAAGAAAGATGGTTTACTAATCTATCCTGACTATGAAATTCCTCCTATAAGTGTAATAACAGGTTTATATAAATACCCTGATGTAGAAAAAATCTTGCAAGAAATTGGTGTAAAAACCTGCAAGGTTGAGATAAAAAATCTACTTTCTTCTCTGGGAGATTCAAGAGTTCAAAACACTTTGATGCTGGGATATTTTAGCAGGTTTTTGAGTATTGATGAGTCTTTATTTAAAAAATCTATAGAGAACAATGTAAAGAAAGAATTTATTGAAATTAATCTGAAAGCATTTGAATTGGGAAGAAAAATAGAAAGTGTGTGA
- the iorA gene encoding indolepyruvate ferredoxin oxidoreductase subunit alpha gives MKKLLLGNHAVARGCYEAGVKVATAYPGTPSTEITEAIAKYDEIYCEWAPNEKVALEVAIGASIYGRRAICSMKHVGLNVAADPLFTVSYTGVNAGLLIAVADDPGMHSSQNEQDTRNIAKAAKVPVLEPADSQECIDFVKIGFEISEKFDTPVILRLTTRVAHSQSVVEEGNREEIVFEYKKDIQKYVMMPAMARVRHEFVEKRLRDLKEFAETLKINKIDTGTKEIAFIASGIAYQYIKEAYPDAWVLKLGMVWPLPEKMIKDFCSKFDKVYIVEELDPFLEENIKALGINNIVGKEIFKLTGEYSPSFIKKSIENREIDIPYKVNQALAPRFPVLCPGCPHRGIFYVLGKLKDIIITGDIGCYTLGALSPFNAMDTCVCMGASVGMAHGISNASDKKQKVVAVIGDSTFIHSGITGVIDAVYNGSDILVLILDNSTTGMTGHQDHPSTGYTIKGEQAYKLDLATLCKILGCSVVEEINPYNINENLEKIKKLIDVPGVKVAIARAPCRLHRRYKFAVSKRYIDSQKCKNCKMCLNLGCPAISIKERVFINENLCLGCGMCETICKFGAILTQKG, from the coding sequence TTGAAAAAATTGTTGCTTGGGAATCATGCTGTTGCAAGAGGATGTTATGAAGCAGGAGTCAAAGTTGCAACAGCTTATCCTGGAACACCTTCGACAGAAATTACAGAGGCAATAGCCAAGTATGATGAAATATATTGTGAGTGGGCACCAAATGAGAAAGTAGCACTTGAGGTCGCAATAGGGGCATCTATTTATGGCAGGCGTGCAATTTGTTCAATGAAACATGTAGGTTTGAATGTCGCAGCTGATCCTCTTTTTACCGTATCTTACACAGGCGTGAATGCTGGACTTTTAATAGCTGTTGCAGACGACCCGGGAATGCATTCATCTCAAAATGAACAGGATACCAGAAATATAGCAAAAGCTGCAAAAGTGCCTGTCTTAGAGCCAGCTGATAGTCAGGAGTGTATTGATTTTGTCAAGATTGGTTTTGAGATAAGCGAAAAGTTTGATACTCCTGTGATTTTGCGTCTCACAACAAGAGTTGCTCATTCACAATCTGTTGTAGAAGAAGGAAATAGAGAAGAAATAGTATTTGAATATAAAAAGGATATACAGAAGTATGTGATGATGCCTGCTATGGCACGTGTACGCCATGAATTTGTAGAAAAGAGATTAAGAGATTTAAAAGAATTTGCTGAGACATTAAAAATCAATAAGATTGATACAGGGACAAAAGAAATAGCTTTTATTGCCTCTGGAATAGCATACCAGTATATTAAAGAAGCTTATCCTGATGCATGGGTTTTAAAGCTTGGAATGGTATGGCCGCTTCCAGAGAAAATGATAAAAGATTTTTGTTCAAAATTTGATAAGGTATATATAGTAGAGGAACTTGATCCGTTTTTAGAAGAGAATATAAAAGCGCTGGGAATAAATAATATTGTTGGAAAGGAAATTTTTAAACTAACAGGTGAATATTCTCCTTCATTTATTAAAAAGTCTATAGAAAATAGAGAAATTGATATTCCATACAAAGTAAATCAAGCACTTGCACCAAGATTTCCTGTACTTTGCCCCGGTTGTCCTCACAGAGGAATTTTTTATGTTTTGGGTAAATTAAAAGACATTATTATAACTGGAGATATTGGTTGCTATACTTTAGGAGCACTTTCACCATTTAATGCTATGGATACATGTGTTTGTATGGGTGCAAGTGTGGGAATGGCCCATGGAATATCAAATGCATCAGATAAAAAACAAAAGGTTGTTGCCGTTATTGGTGATTCTACCTTTATACACTCGGGAATAACAGGTGTAATTGATGCAGTCTACAATGGGTCAGACATACTTGTCTTAATTTTAGATAACTCGACAACTGGTATGACAGGACATCAAGATCATCCTTCAACAGGCTATACAATAAAAGGTGAACAAGCATATAAACTTGATTTAGCAACTCTTTGCAAAATTTTAGGTTGTTCGGTTGTAGAAGAGATAAATCCTTATAATATAAATGAAAATTTGGAAAAAATAAAAAAACTTATTGATGTTCCAGGCGTTAAAGTTGCAATAGCGAGAGCTCCCTGTAGATTACATCGAAGGTATAAATTTGCTGTTTCTAAGAGATATATAGATTCACAGAAGTGTAAGAATTGCAAGATGTGCCTAAATTTAGGTTGTCCTGCGATATCAATAAAAGAAAGAGTCTTTATTAATGAGAATTTGTGTCTTGGATGTGGTATGTGTGAGACTATTTGCAAATTTGGTGCAATTTTAACTCAGAAGGGGTAG
- a CDS encoding phenylacetate--CoA ligase family protein, giving the protein MIWSEYEKLNRKQYEELQLERLKRTVERVYENVPFYRKKFDEIGVKPHHIKTLRDIRLLPFTTKDDLRENYPYGLFSVPLSKIVRIHASSGTTGKPTVVGYTKHDMEIWTEVVARMVTAAGVREHDIAQIAFGYGLFTGAFGLHQGLEKVGATVIPISSGNTEKQLMVMQDFGATVLVCTPSYALYMDEVANELGIDRSNIKLRLGLFGAEASTVEMRREIEKKWGLFATENYGLSEIIGPGVSGECEYREGLHINEDHFYPEIINPETGEVLEEGETGELVLTTITKEGMPLIRYRTRDITSLIYEPCKCGRTNVRMTSVKGRTDDMLIIRGVNVFPSQIESVLMGIEGIGPHYQLVVTKKGYLDDLEVHVELVDGKLLERYAELEKLENKIKHRIFTVLGLNVKVKLVEPKTLERTTGKAKRVIDLRNKTN; this is encoded by the coding sequence ATGATATGGTCTGAATATGAAAAACTTAATAGAAAACAATATGAAGAATTACAATTGGAGAGACTTAAAAGGACGGTAGAAAGGGTTTATGAAAATGTGCCTTTTTACCGAAAGAAATTTGATGAAATAGGAGTAAAACCGCATCATATCAAGACTTTGAGAGACATTCGTCTTCTTCCGTTTACAACAAAAGATGATCTGCGAGAAAATTATCCATATGGTCTTTTTTCTGTTCCTCTTTCAAAAATTGTTAGGATTCACGCTTCCTCAGGTACAACAGGTAAACCGACTGTTGTAGGATATACAAAACATGACATGGAAATCTGGACAGAAGTGGTTGCAAGAATGGTCACAGCAGCAGGCGTTAGAGAACATGATATTGCTCAGATTGCTTTTGGTTACGGTCTTTTTACTGGTGCATTTGGACTTCATCAGGGGTTAGAAAAAGTTGGCGCTACAGTTATTCCAATTTCAAGTGGCAATACTGAAAAGCAATTGATGGTTATGCAGGATTTTGGAGCCACAGTTTTGGTATGCACTCCGTCTTATGCACTTTACATGGATGAGGTTGCAAATGAACTTGGTATTGATAGGTCAAATATAAAGCTAAGATTAGGTCTTTTTGGTGCAGAAGCTTCAACAGTTGAGATGAGAAGAGAAATTGAAAAGAAGTGGGGGCTTTTTGCAACAGAGAATTATGGACTTTCAGAAATAATTGGACCGGGAGTTTCTGGTGAATGTGAGTATAGAGAAGGTTTACATATAAATGAGGATCACTTCTATCCTGAGATAATAAATCCCGAGACAGGTGAGGTTCTTGAAGAAGGAGAAACGGGAGAACTTGTACTGACAACTATTACAAAAGAAGGTATGCCTCTTATAAGATACAGGACCAGAGATATTACATCACTAATATATGAGCCTTGCAAATGTGGAAGAACAAATGTAAGGATGACATCTGTTAAAGGCAGAACAGATGATATGTTGATAATTCGAGGAGTCAACGTATTTCCATCTCAGATAGAAAGTGTTCTTATGGGAATTGAAGGTATAGGTCCTCACTATCAACTTGTTGTTACAAAGAAAGGATATTTAGATGATTTAGAAGTTCATGTAGAACTTGTAGATGGCAAGCTTTTAGAAAGATATGCTGAACTTGAAAAATTAGAAAACAAGATAAAACACAGGATATTTACTGTATTAGGTTTAAATGTTAAAGTAAAACTTGTTGAGCCAAAGACTCTTGAAAGAACTACCGGAAAGGCAAAAAGGGTAATTGATTTGAGAAATAAAACCAATTAA
- the clpB gene encoding ATP-dependent chaperone ClpB produces MNMERFTQSLQTALLDAQNTAIVYKHQEIGAEHLHYALVNEDEKLVAKILKNMGIDIELYKRDIEEQLKKIPMVYGPGASTVYVSRYVNEILVKAEEEAKKFKDEYISVEHVYLAMIDSDIPSVKSIFRKYGITREKFLQQLYKIRGNQRITNPNPEEVYEVLKKYGRDLTDLARKGKLDPVIGRDEEIRRVIQILSRRTKNNPVLIGEPGVGKTAIVEGLAQRIVKGDVPEGLKNKTIFALDLGALIAGAKYRGEFEERLKAVLNEIIASEGRIILFIDEIHNIVGAGRAEGAMDAGNLLKPMLARGELHCIGATTIDEYRKYIEKDAALERRFQPVLVNPPSVEDTISILRGLKERFEIHHGVRITDDALIAAAKLSDRYISDRFLPDKAIDLIDEAAALLRTEIDSMPIELDEITRKIMQLRIEKNVLQKEENPSAKQRIDEIEKEITQLQSRADELSAQWEYEKELIKEIRRIKEEIENVKIQIEEAERNYDLNRLSELKYGRLIELQKALEKRRQELEKIPPEKRLLKEEVTEEEIAKIVSKWTGIPVAKLVETERQKILELDKILHKRVVGQDEAIEAVCNAIMRARAGIKDPRKPIGTFLFLGPTGVGKTELARALAEALFDSENNMIRIDMTEYMEKHSVSRLIGAPPGYVGYEEGGQLTEAVRTKPYSVVLFDEIEKAHRDVFNILLQIMDDGRLTDSKGRTVDFKNTIIIMTSNLGSEYLLNAKISNGEIDEETRKLIDRELKLNFRPEFLNRLDEIIIFKPLTKEQIIKIIDLRVAEIQQKLIEKGISIRLTQKAKEFVMENAFDINFGARPIKRFLQKNVETLIAREILKGTISEGESIDIDIENGKFVIIK; encoded by the coding sequence ATGAATATGGAAAGATTTACTCAAAGTCTTCAAACAGCTCTTTTAGATGCTCAAAATACAGCTATTGTTTACAAGCATCAGGAAATAGGAGCAGAGCATCTTCATTATGCACTTGTGAATGAAGATGAGAAACTTGTAGCAAAGATTCTTAAAAACATGGGTATTGACATAGAGCTTTATAAAAGAGATATTGAAGAGCAGCTGAAAAAGATTCCAATGGTATACGGACCTGGTGCTTCAACGGTATACGTAAGTAGATATGTAAACGAAATTTTAGTCAAAGCTGAAGAAGAAGCAAAAAAGTTTAAAGATGAATATATAAGCGTTGAGCATGTTTATTTAGCAATGATAGACTCGGATATTCCTTCTGTCAAGAGTATATTTAGAAAATATGGAATTACACGCGAAAAATTTTTACAACAGCTTTATAAAATTAGGGGAAATCAAAGAATAACAAATCCTAACCCCGAGGAAGTCTATGAGGTTTTAAAAAAGTATGGACGGGACCTTACCGATCTTGCGAGAAAAGGCAAACTTGATCCTGTAATTGGAAGGGATGAGGAAATAAGAAGAGTTATTCAAATTCTTTCTCGCAGGACAAAAAATAACCCTGTTCTGATTGGTGAGCCTGGAGTTGGTAAAACTGCTATTGTTGAAGGACTTGCACAGAGAATTGTAAAAGGAGATGTTCCAGAGGGTCTTAAAAACAAAACAATCTTCGCTCTTGATTTAGGTGCTCTCATTGCTGGTGCAAAATATAGAGGAGAGTTTGAAGAAAGGTTGAAGGCTGTTTTAAATGAAATTATTGCTTCAGAGGGTAGGATAATACTTTTTATTGATGAGATACACAACATAGTAGGAGCAGGAAGAGCAGAAGGTGCTATGGATGCAGGAAATCTCTTGAAGCCTATGCTTGCAAGAGGAGAATTGCACTGCATAGGTGCAACAACAATTGATGAATATAGAAAATATATAGAGAAAGATGCTGCACTTGAAAGGAGATTTCAACCTGTTTTAGTAAATCCACCGTCTGTTGAAGATACTATTTCTATTTTGAGAGGACTTAAAGAGAGGTTTGAGATCCATCATGGAGTCCGAATTACAGATGATGCTTTAATTGCAGCGGCAAAACTTTCAGACAGATATATTTCAGATAGATTCTTGCCAGACAAAGCAATCGATTTGATTGACGAGGCAGCTGCACTTTTGAGAACAGAGATAGATTCCATGCCTATAGAACTTGATGAAATTACAAGAAAGATTATGCAGTTGAGAATTGAGAAGAATGTCTTACAAAAAGAAGAAAACCCAAGTGCTAAACAGCGCATAGATGAGATTGAAAAAGAAATTACACAGCTTCAGAGCAGGGCAGATGAACTTTCAGCTCAGTGGGAGTACGAGAAAGAGCTAATAAAAGAAATAAGAAGAATAAAGGAGGAGATTGAAAATGTTAAGATTCAAATTGAAGAGGCCGAAAGAAACTATGATCTCAATAGACTTTCTGAGCTGAAATATGGAAGACTTATAGAGCTTCAAAAAGCTTTAGAGAAAAGACGTCAGGAGTTAGAAAAAATACCACCAGAAAAAAGACTTTTAAAAGAGGAAGTAACAGAAGAAGAAATTGCAAAGATTGTATCAAAGTGGACAGGAATACCTGTTGCAAAGCTTGTAGAGACAGAAAGACAGAAGATTTTAGAACTTGACAAAATTTTGCACAAACGTGTTGTTGGTCAGGATGAAGCAATTGAGGCTGTATGCAATGCAATAATGAGGGCGCGAGCGGGAATCAAGGATCCAAGAAAACCTATTGGAACATTTTTGTTCTTAGGACCGACAGGTGTGGGAAAAACAGAACTTGCAAGAGCGTTAGCTGAAGCTCTGTTTGACTCTGAAAACAATATGATAAGAATTGATATGACAGAATATATGGAAAAACATTCGGTTTCACGTTTGATTGGAGCACCACCTGGATATGTTGGGTATGAGGAAGGAGGGCAGCTTACAGAGGCTGTTAGAACAAAACCTTATTCTGTTGTGCTTTTTGATGAAATTGAAAAAGCTCACAGAGATGTTTTTAATATTCTTCTGCAAATAATGGATGATGGTAGACTTACTGATTCTAAAGGCAGAACAGTGGATTTTAAAAATACTATAATTATAATGACTTCTAACTTGGGAAGCGAATATCTTTTGAATGCTAAGATTTCAAACGGCGAAATAGATGAAGAAACCCGAAAGCTAATTGATAGAGAATTAAAGTTGAATTTTAGACCAGAGTTTTTAAATAGACTTGACGAAATTATAATCTTCAAACCTCTTACAAAGGAGCAGATTATAAAAATTATCGACCTTCGAGTTGCAGAAATTCAGCAAAAGCTGATAGAAAAAGGAATTTCAATAAGGCTGACACAAAAAGCAAAAGAGTTTGTTATGGAAAATGCCTTTGATATAAACTTTGGTGCAAGACCAATAAAAAGATTTTTGCAGAAAAATGTCGAAACACTTATAGCAAGAGAGATTTTAAAAGGTACAATTAGTGAAGGTGAAAGTATTGATATAGATATTGAAAATGGTAAGTTTGTTATAATAAAGTAA
- a CDS encoding Hsp20/alpha crystallin family protein codes for MLRDIVPFGRKPFDIMRKLEKEFFDIDDWFEDFFAPFEKGTRFMRTDIKETENEYIIEAELPGVKKEDIKIELYDNKLTIKAETKKEEKEERENFIRRERRYGAFSRTFYLDNVKEDGIKAKYEDGILRIVLPKERPSKPNVRTIDIE; via the coding sequence ATGCTCAGAGACATAGTTCCATTTGGCAGAAAACCATTTGACATTATGAGAAAACTTGAAAAAGAGTTTTTTGACATTGACGACTGGTTTGAAGATTTCTTTGCACCTTTTGAAAAAGGTACAAGATTCATGAGAACTGATATTAAAGAAACCGAAAATGAATATATCATAGAAGCAGAACTTCCAGGAGTTAAAAAAGAAGACATTAAGATAGAGCTTTATGACAACAAACTTACAATAAAGGCAGAAACAAAGAAAGAAGAAAAAGAAGAGAGAGAAAACTTTATAAGGCGAGAAAGAAGATATGGTGCATTTTCACGAACATTCTATCTTGACAATGTAAAAGAGGATGGTATCAAAGCAAAATACGAGGACGGAATCTTGAGAATAGTACTTCCAAAAGAACGACCTTCAAAACCAAATGTAAGAACAATTGATATCGAATAA
- the nrdR gene encoding transcriptional regulator NrdR, with protein MRCPFCGYEDSKVIDTRPTNEGKTIKRRRECLKCQKRFTTYEKVERQPILVIKKDNRREEFDRNKILNGVIKACQKRPVSIEQMNKIVDEIENEIYNSMREEISSREIGEMVMEKLKKIDEISYVRFASVYRQFKDINTFIEELQKLLTEKIE; from the coding sequence ATGAGATGTCCGTTTTGTGGATATGAAGATAGTAAAGTTATTGATACTCGACCAACTAACGAAGGAAAAACCATTAAAAGAAGACGTGAATGTTTAAAGTGTCAGAAAAGATTTACCACATATGAAAAGGTAGAAAGGCAGCCAATTTTAGTTATTAAGAAAGATAATAGGAGAGAAGAGTTTGACAGGAATAAAATCTTAAATGGAGTAATAAAAGCGTGCCAGAAAAGACCGGTTTCAATTGAACAGATGAATAAGATTGTGGATGAGATTGAGAATGAGATTTATAATTCTATGCGTGAAGAAATCTCATCAAGAGAAATTGGTGAGATGGTTATGGAAAAGCTCAAGAAGATTGATGAGATTTCATACGTGAGATTTGCTTCTGTTTACAGGCAGTTTAAGGATATCAATACCTTCATAGAAGAGCTTCAGAAGCTTTTGACAGAAAAGATAGAATAA
- a CDS encoding sensor domain-containing diguanylate cyclase, giving the protein MSAEKIAIEKEYIKISWFLILAIVIYLLFDKLLLSHSVETYSFSHWLVPLMFLFISAGYNVFKMWLFNKEEYISEEVFKYLKYFEIINLVFFFGYERLFDLMFVISLVFLFYIERMNMKNLKQVTAVLIFSYTFFIFLDFITNNVTNEVLRNLLYILFYIFWISSSNKLEFFEKSQTNEINLKLRQYEEDLKKQQKLSEMKDVKIKELEREISYLKEINKRLNVSLGEFFNLQEISKIITQILDTNELLKFVNDVLIGVTGVDKSSILLFNKEKTELYVAFSNLPENEQKESFKQENIEWLKSVALNCENGYRNKVSSGDCPFIKGRATKSIMYASLATKNDKYGIILLEHIFEDVFTEDNLRFLTSIAAQVSIALENSSLYQQMRSMAMVDGLTGAFNRIYLYEFLEKEVQTSGGRYPISIALFDVDNFKKLNDTYGHLFGDKVLQTIVRIAREKVRKGDIVARYGGEEFIIVFSHLESSEAYKVVERIRRAIESETIEDNLVQTRVTVSFGIASYPSHADNVKDLVKCADIAMYRAKSSGKNCTVIYHQELEMKI; this is encoded by the coding sequence GTGAGTGCTGAAAAAATAGCAATTGAAAAAGAATACATAAAAATTTCATGGTTTTTAATTTTGGCAATAGTAATATACTTGCTTTTTGATAAACTATTACTTTCACATTCTGTTGAGACTTATTCTTTTTCACATTGGCTTGTTCCCCTAATGTTTTTGTTTATCTCCGCAGGTTATAATGTATTTAAGATGTGGCTTTTCAATAAAGAAGAATATATTAGTGAGGAGGTTTTTAAATATCTTAAATATTTCGAAATTATAAATCTTGTGTTCTTTTTTGGATATGAAAGACTTTTTGATTTGATGTTTGTTATATCATTGGTATTTCTGTTCTATATTGAAAGAATGAATATGAAGAACTTAAAGCAAGTAACAGCAGTCTTAATTTTTTCATATACATTTTTTATATTTCTGGATTTTATTACTAATAATGTCACTAACGAAGTATTGAGAAACTTACTTTATATTTTATTTTACATTTTTTGGATTTCTTCCTCTAATAAACTTGAATTCTTTGAAAAAAGTCAAACTAATGAGATTAATTTGAAGCTAAGGCAGTACGAGGAAGATTTAAAAAAACAGCAGAAGTTAAGTGAGATGAAAGACGTAAAAATCAAAGAATTAGAAAGAGAAATAAGTTATCTCAAGGAAATTAACAAAAGGCTTAATGTTTCTCTGGGAGAATTTTTTAATCTTCAAGAAATAAGCAAGATAATAACACAGATACTTGACACAAATGAGCTTTTAAAATTTGTAAATGATGTTTTAATTGGTGTGACTGGTGTCGACAAAAGTTCTATATTATTGTTTAATAAAGAGAAAACAGAACTTTATGTTGCGTTTTCTAACCTTCCAGAAAACGAGCAAAAAGAAAGCTTCAAACAGGAGAATATAGAATGGCTGAAAAGTGTTGCGCTAAATTGTGAAAATGGTTATAGAAATAAAGTGAGCAGTGGAGATTGTCCTTTTATAAAGGGGAGAGCTACAAAATCAATAATGTATGCTTCATTAGCAACAAAGAACGATAAGTATGGAATAATATTACTTGAACATATCTTTGAAGATGTATTTACTGAGGACAATCTTAGATTTTTAACATCTATTGCTGCCCAGGTTTCAATTGCGCTTGAGAACTCCAGCTTGTATCAGCAAATGAGATCAATGGCCATGGTTGATGGATTAACAGGTGCATTTAATAGAATTTATCTTTATGAATTCTTGGAAAAAGAGGTTCAGACATCTGGTGGAAGATATCCTATCAGCATTGCTCTTTTTGATGTTGATAACTTTAAAAAGTTAAATGATACATATGGTCATTTATTTGGAGACAAGGTGTTGCAAACAATAGTTAGAATAGCAAGAGAAAAGGTACGAAAAGGTGATATTGTTGCACGCTATGGAGGAGAGGAATTTATAATAGTGTTTAGTCATCTTGAAAGTAGTGAAGCATACAAAGTGGTTGAGAGAATCAGAAGAGCCATAGAAAGTGAAACAATAGAGGATAATTTGGTCCAAACTAGGGTTACAGTCAGTTTCGGTATCGCCTCTTATCCTTCACATGCAGATAATGTGAAGGATTTGGTTAAATGTGCAGATATTGCAATGTATAGAGCAAAAAGCAGTGGCAAAAATTGTACAGTAATTTATCATCAGGAATTGGAGATGAAAATATGA
- a CDS encoding secondary thiamine-phosphate synthase enzyme YjbQ, which translates to MFKEIEIRTKDRVDFVDITSKLKEIVRQSNIEEGLMTVFVPHTTAGITINEHADPSVVNDIKKQLEKLVPANNGYSHSEGNSDAHIKASLIGSSVNIIIRNGEMMLGTWQGVFFCEFDGPRRRKIYVYIK; encoded by the coding sequence TTGTTTAAGGAAATTGAGATAAGAACAAAAGATAGAGTAGATTTTGTTGATATTACAAGTAAATTAAAAGAAATTGTTAGACAGTCTAATATTGAAGAAGGACTCATGACAGTATTTGTTCCCCATACGACTGCGGGTATTACAATCAATGAACATGCTGATCCGTCAGTTGTAAATGATATAAAAAAACAACTTGAAAAGTTGGTGCCAGCAAATAATGGCTATAGTCACAGTGAGGGGAATTCTGATGCGCATATAAAGGCAAGCTTGATAGGTTCATCTGTTAACATTATAATTCGAAATGGTGAGATGATGCTTGGTACATGGCAGGGTGTGTTCTTTTGTGAGTTTGACGGTCCAAGAAGAAGGAAGATATATGTGTATATAAAATAA
- a CDS encoding nitroreductase family protein, producing MSMDMLEVLKSRRSIRKYKKNMAISKEVIEKIIDAARFAPTARGNEGWEFVVVTDENIKRQIAQKARYGRFIEDASCCIAVLYEKDFEYILEDMSAATTYILVAAKALGLGSCWVASYKKEHSEDVKKLLNVPDNLELCALIAIGYADEEPVRNKKALSSILHWNSYQRK from the coding sequence ATGTCTATGGATATGTTAGAAGTTTTAAAGTCTCGAAGAAGTATCAGGAAATATAAAAAGAATATGGCTATTAGCAAAGAAGTTATTGAAAAGATAATTGATGCTGCTAGATTTGCTCCTACTGCAAGAGGAAATGAGGGTTGGGAATTTGTTGTAGTAACAGATGAAAACATCAAAAGACAAATTGCTCAAAAAGCCCGATATGGCAGATTCATAGAAGATGCTTCATGCTGTATTGCTGTGCTTTATGAAAAAGATTTCGAATATATTTTAGAAGACATGTCAGCAGCAACAACATATATTTTAGTGGCTGCAAAAGCTTTAGGGCTTGGCAGTTGTTGGGTTGCAAGCTATAAAAAGGAGCATTCAGAAGATGTCAAGAAGCTGCTAAACGTTCCAGACAATTTAGAACTTTGTGCGCTCATTGCAATAGGTTATGCTGATGAAGAACCTGTAAGAAACAAAAAAGCTCTATCTTCAATACTTCACTGGAATAGTTACCAAAGAAAATAA